The following are encoded in a window of Saccharothrix longispora genomic DNA:
- a CDS encoding DUF742 domain-containing protein translates to MNKRRKSKPAATSFHPLAFGGWNDYETWAANDFRPKPLAPTPAPAAVQPLPEPQPEPVAESEPERGPEPEPAPAEGPTEFFTAEELAEQPAPTARPYVRTRGRTRATHELRLETILSAAPGAPPAADATALRLHRMCRAPLSVAEIAVHLGVPLGVARVLISDAITDGLVVAHDDRAPSADGPSLELLNRVHAGLLRLA, encoded by the coding sequence ATGAACAAGCGCCGCAAGAGCAAGCCTGCCGCGACCTCGTTCCACCCCCTCGCCTTCGGCGGTTGGAACGACTACGAGACGTGGGCCGCCAACGACTTCCGCCCCAAGCCCCTGGCTCCGACCCCCGCGCCGGCCGCGGTGCAACCGCTCCCGGAACCCCAGCCCGAACCGGTGGCCGAGTCCGAACCGGAGCGCGGGCCCGAGCCGGAGCCGGCCCCCGCGGAAGGGCCGACCGAGTTCTTCACCGCCGAGGAGCTGGCGGAGCAGCCGGCGCCCACGGCACGCCCGTACGTGCGCACCAGGGGACGCACGCGGGCAACGCACGAACTGCGCCTGGAGACCATCCTGTCGGCCGCGCCGGGCGCGCCGCCTGCCGCCGACGCGACCGCCCTGCGGCTGCACCGCATGTGCCGCGCGCCCCTGTCGGTGGCCGAGATCGCCGTGCACCTGGGCGTGCCGCTGGGTGTGGCCAGGGTCCTGATCAGCGACGCCATCACCGACGGCCTCGTGGTCGCGCACGACGACCGCGCGCCGTCCGCCGACGGCCCGTCGCTGGAACTGCTCAACCGCGTCCACGCCGGACTGCTGCGCCTGGCCTGA
- a CDS encoding AAA family ATPase yields the protein MEIGTTRDPGSAFGPGSPRPGVAPEWAPHAPGLLVDRDHEVEQLRHGVEDLARRGRSGMVTVTGRSGTGLSAMVALLVAEARAAGLRVATARGVPAESDLAFGVVHQLVASLSESAPTTAGAILRGTTGLAARQAEEAVIPALCADFLAVAHDHPLVVALDDAQWADGPSWRWLRAMARRLGQAPLLLVRAGTHGLDAPGCPEWRPEPDHPAARVMRLRPLREPGVREVISARYPGPVDGSFVTEAHTATGGSPAVLHEVLSRLARAQLPPAAEQVPHLTASAAAVLGDRAADAIGTLPTDALALLRALVLCGEGLGFDLTCALVSPRHVSAATAAGLLRQVGLITGGDEPRPAGPGVRAGALAGLAADERDHLLRSAVAIGRRAAVPDDRLAALLLAAPPVGEAWATTLLTKVAARRRAAGDHAAAASLLAAALREPMGEEHRLGLLVDLGALEVVDNPRAADRRLRQALLETEPDGPTAVLAADLLHAHGDALAARRVIATARARGEADGVDTTALAAIGWLADSDCTPDALHPARAFPDPPTDSPEVSEPVGAGVAAWSLALRGDHRARARALARCALAAGDDRPAPFGHRLHACRALLHADDIASAVVGLDAVVADARRRGVPAVAANALLHRGWCELRRGNLAQAGDDLAQARAHLPADSWHPRLVPALVALAGQLLLARGEVDDAAREMAGAPPAEADRGAAWGLLQYARGEAALALGDPATALRRFDRCGRVLLTRGWVNPALAAWRSLAAAAHAALGDRDAARVLTADAVERAVRWGAPSTLAQVSLWASRVDRGSGPTCPLRTAGVRTGDDADQSIAVLAGTGRSAGEIALLLDVPVRAVHHRLSALPTPSRAPGR from the coding sequence ATGGAGATCGGGACGACGCGAGACCCCGGGTCCGCGTTCGGGCCCGGCAGCCCTCGCCCCGGCGTCGCGCCGGAGTGGGCGCCCCACGCACCCGGTCTGCTCGTCGACCGCGACCACGAGGTCGAACAGCTCCGCCACGGGGTCGAAGACCTCGCCCGGCGCGGTCGTTCGGGCATGGTCACCGTCACCGGTCGCAGTGGCACGGGGCTCAGCGCGATGGTGGCGCTGCTCGTCGCGGAGGCGCGGGCCGCCGGGTTGCGGGTCGCGACGGCCCGCGGCGTGCCGGCGGAGTCCGACCTGGCCTTCGGCGTCGTGCACCAACTGGTGGCCTCGTTGTCCGAGAGCGCTCCCACGACGGCCGGCGCGATCCTGCGCGGCACGACCGGCCTGGCCGCGCGCCAGGCCGAGGAGGCCGTCATCCCGGCGCTCTGCGCGGACTTCCTCGCCGTGGCCCACGATCACCCGCTGGTCGTGGCGCTCGACGACGCCCAGTGGGCAGACGGACCGTCCTGGCGCTGGCTGCGCGCGATGGCCCGCCGCCTCGGCCAGGCCCCGCTGCTGCTGGTGCGCGCCGGCACGCACGGCCTCGACGCGCCCGGCTGCCCCGAGTGGCGACCCGAACCCGATCACCCGGCGGCCCGCGTGATGCGCCTGCGCCCGCTGCGCGAACCCGGTGTCCGCGAGGTCATCTCCGCGCGCTACCCCGGCCCGGTCGACGGCTCGTTCGTCACCGAGGCCCACACCGCGACCGGCGGCAGCCCCGCCGTGCTGCACGAGGTGCTGTCCCGGCTGGCCCGGGCGCAGCTGCCGCCCGCCGCCGAGCAGGTGCCGCACTTGACCGCCTCGGCCGCCGCCGTCCTCGGCGACCGCGCCGCCGACGCCATCGGCACCCTGCCGACCGACGCCCTCGCCCTGCTGCGCGCCCTCGTGCTGTGCGGGGAAGGCCTGGGCTTCGACCTGACCTGCGCCCTGGTCAGCCCGCGGCACGTGTCCGCCGCCACCGCCGCCGGCCTGCTGCGCCAGGTGGGGCTGATCACCGGTGGCGACGAACCGCGTCCCGCGGGGCCGGGGGTGCGCGCGGGCGCGCTGGCCGGCCTGGCAGCCGACGAGCGTGACCACCTGCTCCGCAGCGCCGTGGCGATCGGCCGCCGCGCGGCCGTCCCGGACGACCGGCTCGCCGCCCTGCTGCTCGCCGCGCCGCCCGTCGGGGAGGCGTGGGCCACCACCCTGCTGACCAAGGTCGCCGCCCGTCGCCGCGCGGCCGGGGACCACGCGGCGGCGGCGTCCCTGCTGGCCGCGGCGCTGCGCGAGCCGATGGGCGAGGAGCACAGGCTCGGCCTGCTGGTCGACCTCGGCGCGCTGGAGGTGGTGGACAACCCGCGTGCGGCCGACCGCAGGCTCCGCCAGGCCCTGCTGGAGACCGAGCCGGACGGGCCGACCGCGGTCCTCGCCGCCGACCTGCTCCACGCCCACGGCGACGCGCTCGCCGCCCGTCGCGTGATCGCCACCGCCCGTGCCCGCGGCGAGGCCGACGGCGTGGACACCACCGCCCTGGCCGCGATCGGCTGGCTGGCCGACAGCGACTGCACACCCGATGCGCTGCACCCCGCCCGCGCCTTCCCCGACCCGCCGACCGACTCGCCGGAGGTGAGCGAACCGGTCGGCGCGGGCGTCGCCGCCTGGTCGCTGGCGCTGCGGGGCGACCACCGGGCGCGGGCCCGGGCGCTCGCCCGGTGCGCCCTCGCCGCGGGCGACGACCGGCCCGCACCGTTCGGGCACCGGCTGCACGCGTGCCGGGCGCTGCTGCACGCCGACGACATCGCCTCCGCGGTCGTCGGCCTGGACGCCGTGGTCGCCGACGCGCGCCGCCGGGGCGTGCCCGCCGTGGCCGCCAACGCCCTGCTGCACCGGGGCTGGTGCGAACTGCGCCGCGGCAACCTCGCCCAGGCAGGCGACGACCTGGCGCAGGCCCGCGCGCACCTGCCCGCCGACTCGTGGCACCCGCGCCTCGTGCCGGCCCTCGTCGCCCTGGCCGGGCAGCTGCTGCTGGCCCGCGGCGAGGTCGACGACGCCGCGCGGGAGATGGCCGGCGCGCCACCCGCCGAGGCCGACCGCGGCGCGGCCTGGGGCCTGTTGCAGTACGCGCGGGGCGAGGCGGCGCTGGCGCTCGGCGACCCGGCGACGGCGCTGCGCCGGTTCGACCGCTGCGGCCGGGTGCTGCTGACCCGGGGCTGGGTGAACCCCGCGCTCGCCGCCTGGCGGTCGTTGGCCGCCGCCGCGCACGCCGCCCTCGGCGACCGCGACGCCGCCCGCGTGCTCACCGCCGACGCCGTGGAGCGGGCCGTGCGCTGGGGCGCGCCGAGCACCCTCGCGCAGGTCTCCCTGTGGGCGTCCCGGGTGGACCGGGGGAGCGGCCCCACCTGTCCACTGAGGACGGCCGGGGTCCGGACGGGCGACGACGCCGACCAGAGCATCGCCGTGCTGGCGGGCACGGGGCGTTCGGCGGGCGAGATCGCCCTGCTGCTGGACGTGCCGGTGCGGGCGGTGCACCACAGGCTCTCCGCGCTCCCCACCCCCTCCCGAGCGCCGGGGCGTTGA
- a CDS encoding thioesterase II family protein — MSTTRVTTPADTTSTAWLRRYHPGGNSPVRLVCFPHAGGSASFYHPLSARFAPGADVVAVQYPGRQDRRREPCLDDIGTLADRVVAELAALAPRPTAFFGHSMGAVLAFEVAWRLERAGLPGAPAALLASGRRGPSTHRDETVHRLDDEGVIAELRLLNGTEAAVLGDEEILRMALPAIRGDYRAIETYRCPPGRVVSCPITVLTGVDDPKTTAAEAEAWREHTTGAFRVREFPGGHFFLIAQQAAVASAIEVELDRVAGLG, encoded by the coding sequence GTGAGCACGACTCGCGTGACGACACCCGCAGACACGACCTCGACCGCCTGGCTGCGCCGGTACCACCCCGGCGGGAACAGCCCCGTCCGGCTCGTGTGCTTCCCGCACGCGGGCGGGTCGGCCAGCTTCTACCACCCGCTGTCGGCCCGCTTCGCCCCCGGCGCGGACGTGGTGGCCGTGCAGTACCCCGGTCGCCAGGACCGACGCCGGGAGCCGTGCCTGGACGACATCGGCACGCTCGCGGACCGCGTCGTCGCCGAACTGGCCGCCCTCGCGCCCCGGCCCACCGCGTTCTTCGGGCACAGCATGGGCGCGGTGCTGGCGTTCGAGGTGGCGTGGCGGCTGGAGCGCGCCGGGTTGCCCGGCGCGCCGGCCGCGCTGCTCGCCTCGGGCCGCCGCGGTCCCTCCACGCACCGCGACGAGACCGTGCACCGCCTCGACGACGAGGGGGTGATCGCCGAGCTGCGGCTGCTCAACGGCACCGAGGCCGCCGTGCTGGGCGACGAGGAGATCCTGCGCATGGCGCTGCCCGCGATCCGCGGCGACTACCGCGCGATCGAGACGTACCGGTGCCCGCCCGGCCGCGTCGTGTCGTGCCCGATCACGGTGCTCACCGGTGTCGACGACCCGAAGACGACGGCAGCCGAGGCGGAGGCGTGGCGGGAGCACACGACCGGCGCGTTCCGCGTGCGGGAGTTCCCGGGTGGGCACTTCTTCCTCATCGCGCAGCAGGCGGCGGTCGCGTCGGCCATCGAGGTCGAGCTCGACCGCGTTGCCGGGCTCGGATGA
- a CDS encoding DeoR/GlpR family DNA-binding transcription regulator: MYAEERQQVILDRARAKGRVDVAALAEEFAVTTETIRRDLTALERHGVLRRVHGGAIPVERLGFEPAIATREGVMTAEKERIAKAALALLPDEGTILLDAGTTTAKMADLLPLDRELTVVTHSVNIALMLTSRPNLTVMLVGGRLRSRTLATVDAWALQALKDSFVEVAFIATNGLSSERGLTTPDPAEAMVKRAAIGAARRCVLLADHTKIGNDHFARFADLGDIETLITDSGTDSAVAEELRAAGPRVVIV, encoded by the coding sequence GTGTACGCGGAGGAGCGCCAGCAGGTCATCCTCGATCGCGCCCGTGCCAAGGGCCGGGTCGACGTCGCCGCGTTGGCGGAGGAGTTCGCCGTCACCACCGAGACGATCCGCCGCGACCTGACCGCGCTGGAGCGCCACGGCGTGTTGCGCCGGGTCCACGGCGGCGCCATCCCCGTTGAGCGCCTCGGTTTCGAACCCGCCATCGCCACCCGCGAAGGCGTGATGACGGCCGAGAAGGAGCGCATCGCCAAGGCCGCGCTGGCACTGCTGCCCGACGAGGGCACCATCCTGCTCGACGCGGGCACCACCACCGCGAAGATGGCCGACCTGCTGCCCCTGGACCGCGAGCTCACCGTCGTCACCCACTCGGTGAACATCGCGCTGATGCTGACCAGCAGGCCCAACCTCACCGTGATGCTGGTCGGCGGCCGACTGCGCAGCCGCACCCTGGCCACCGTCGACGCCTGGGCGTTGCAGGCGCTCAAGGACAGCTTCGTCGAAGTCGCCTTCATCGCCACCAACGGCCTGTCGTCCGAACGCGGCCTCACCACTCCCGACCCCGCCGAGGCCATGGTCAAGCGCGCCGCCATCGGCGCCGCGCGCCGCTGCGTCCTGCTCGCGGACCACACCAAGATCGGCAACGACCACTTCGCGCGGTTCGCCGACCTCGGCGACATCGAAACGCTCATCACCGACTCCGGCACCGACTCCGCCGTCGCCGAGGAGCTCCGGGCGGCCGGCCCGCGCGTGGTCATCGTCTGA
- a CDS encoding acyl-CoA carboxylase subunit beta: MTQTLDLPAGRAVPDPRDPVRRLERLLDAGTAVVTYREPGVGVVVARGEVAGNQVVVYCTDATVKGGAIGVDECPPIVDAIDTAVRDDVPVIGVWHSGGAKLAEGVAAMHGIGRMFAAMVRASGRVPQVSVVLGPAAGGAAYGPALTDVVVMSGAGRVFVTGPDVVRAVTGESVDMEGLGGPEAHGRKSGVVHVAVDTEDEALDHTRELVSLLADQGSVDTGSLGDDPDLRACLPDNPRRAYDVRPLVRGLLDSGPFVELQAKWAPNVVVGFGRLGGRTVGVVANNPLRKGGCLDSLSAEKASRFVRLCDSFGVPLVVLVDVPGYLPGAAQEWNGVVRRGAKLLYAFAEATVPRVTLVTRKSYGGAYIAMNSRSLGATAVLAWPDAEVAVMGAGAAVDIIHRRKLAAVESPEKRAALRERLAAEHEVIAGGVGLAMSIGVVDEVVDPAATRGRIAHLLAGAAPARGAHGNIPL; the protein is encoded by the coding sequence ATGACGCAGACCCTGGACCTGCCCGCCGGCCGCGCCGTGCCCGACCCGCGCGACCCGGTGCGGCGGCTGGAGCGGCTGCTGGACGCGGGCACCGCCGTGGTGACGTACCGGGAGCCGGGCGTGGGCGTCGTGGTGGCGCGCGGCGAGGTCGCGGGCAACCAGGTGGTCGTGTACTGCACCGACGCCACGGTCAAGGGCGGCGCGATCGGCGTGGACGAGTGCCCGCCCATCGTGGACGCCATCGACACCGCCGTGCGCGACGACGTGCCGGTCATCGGCGTGTGGCACTCCGGCGGGGCGAAGCTCGCCGAGGGCGTGGCGGCGATGCACGGCATCGGGCGCATGTTCGCGGCCATGGTGCGCGCCTCGGGCCGGGTGCCCCAGGTCTCCGTCGTCCTCGGGCCGGCCGCCGGCGGGGCCGCCTACGGTCCGGCGCTGACCGACGTCGTGGTGATGTCCGGCGCGGGCCGGGTGTTCGTCACCGGGCCGGACGTGGTGCGCGCGGTGACCGGCGAGTCGGTCGACATGGAAGGGCTGGGCGGTCCCGAGGCGCACGGCCGCAAGTCCGGCGTCGTGCACGTCGCGGTGGACACCGAGGACGAGGCGCTCGACCACACCCGCGAACTGGTGTCGCTGCTGGCGGACCAGGGCTCGGTGGACACCGGATCGCTCGGCGACGACCCCGACCTGCGCGCGTGCCTGCCGGACAACCCGAGGCGGGCCTACGACGTGCGGCCGCTGGTGCGCGGGCTGCTGGACAGTGGGCCGTTCGTCGAGCTCCAGGCCAAGTGGGCGCCCAACGTCGTGGTCGGCTTCGGGCGGCTGGGCGGGCGGACCGTCGGCGTGGTGGCGAACAACCCGCTGCGCAAGGGCGGGTGCCTGGACTCGCTGTCGGCGGAGAAGGCGTCGCGGTTCGTGCGCCTGTGCGACTCGTTCGGCGTGCCGCTGGTCGTGCTGGTCGACGTCCCCGGCTACCTGCCCGGCGCGGCGCAGGAGTGGAACGGCGTCGTGCGGCGGGGCGCGAAGCTGCTGTACGCCTTCGCCGAGGCCACGGTGCCCCGGGTGACGCTGGTGACCCGCAAGTCGTACGGCGGCGCGTACATCGCCATGAACTCCCGCTCCCTCGGGGCCACCGCCGTGCTGGCGTGGCCCGACGCGGAGGTGGCCGTGATGGGCGCGGGCGCGGCGGTGGACATCATCCACCGGCGCAAGCTGGCCGCCGTCGAGTCGCCGGAGAAGCGGGCCGCGCTGCGCGAGCGGCTGGCCGCCGAGCACGAGGTGATCGCGGGCGGCGTCGGGTTGGCCATGAGCATCGGCGTGGTGGACGAGGTCGTCGACCCCGCCGCGACCCGCGGCCGGATCGCCCACCTGCTGGCCGGCGCCGCGCCGGCGCGCGGCGCGCACGGCAACATCCCCCTCTAG
- a CDS encoding AAA family ATPase, translated as MPQGLLGREAELTAVRRAVARARAGGAGVVLLRGPRGSGKTALLDACAGLVGVPVRSVRCTEGAAPGEVVAGLVPDASPAGCAPPSHRYRTRLRELTRDAPLALLLDDAHWCDAESAETLDLLVRRVPRLLVVAAVGGAPRSADGTWGVAAARSHAVDLAPLTEAEVAELVRREWGVPGDPGFAADCARVTAGNPLALRLLLDRLRHAGVRPESRSTRAVVAEGVEVLADLLPAHLTRPDDAPAVAEAVAVLGMTDPASVATLVGVSEPLAAAVLADLGCAVLPRAADPRAADPRAAAEPAGLDLAARARLLGVLFAELDPAEVAVRHARAARMLSDAGRPAAEIAPHLLALPELPQRWMRVVLRDAARVAPDHDTTVRYLDRVLTDFPGDVPALVDYARAVGDRDPHAADRLLRSGLDAAGDPHERATLAIELALLAPAVPRAEPVLPLLDDALRPLVGADRELLVRGRAARLAASWTRAAEVSGESAHQAPAGDTPAERVVLALLAFTDLLGAAPAATAAARARTALAEPGDLGWPHAAAAFALAAAGDPGTAVAHLGRVLDTAAPTGWTRALAALLRALVVVDTGDPADAVADASAAIDALRTVDTARVVLAIALHRRGDTRAALDALPGTGADVPVLGRPLGLLLRADAAEVAGRPDEALRHLDRCAVETSELGVGNSVLAPWWLPSARLHAAAGRSRQAAHAAAAAWAAADRWDTPVSRGLALLTAGHAADRSGVDLISDAVDVLAGTPNTWHRVHAEVDLAEALLRGGDRGGARKWFRAAADRAGRTGYRAVAERLRARLVAAGGRLHRGADEGLTVAERRVAELAGAGVTNREIAERLRITLRTVETHLTNVYRKLDLPGRSALRPPSERD; from the coding sequence ATGCCGCAGGGCCTGCTCGGTCGGGAGGCCGAGCTGACCGCGGTGCGCCGCGCGGTGGCCCGGGCGCGTGCGGGCGGCGCCGGGGTCGTCCTGCTGCGCGGACCGCGCGGCAGCGGCAAGACCGCGCTCCTCGACGCGTGCGCCGGGCTGGTCGGCGTGCCCGTCCGGTCGGTGCGCTGCACCGAGGGCGCCGCGCCGGGCGAGGTGGTGGCGGGGCTGGTGCCGGACGCGTCCCCGGCGGGCTGCGCGCCGCCGTCCCACCGCTACCGGACGCGGCTGCGCGAACTGACCCGCGACGCGCCGCTGGCGCTGCTGCTGGACGACGCGCACTGGTGCGACGCCGAATCCGCCGAGACGCTGGACCTCCTGGTCAGGCGCGTTCCGCGGCTCCTCGTGGTGGCCGCAGTCGGCGGTGCGCCCCGGTCGGCGGACGGCACCTGGGGCGTGGCCGCGGCGCGCTCGCACGCGGTGGACCTCGCCCCGCTCACCGAGGCGGAGGTCGCCGAACTCGTGCGCCGCGAGTGGGGCGTGCCCGGCGACCCGGGGTTCGCCGCCGACTGCGCGCGCGTCACCGCGGGCAACCCGCTGGCCCTGCGACTCCTGCTGGACCGGCTCAGGCACGCAGGCGTGCGTCCCGAGAGCCGGTCGACGCGGGCGGTCGTCGCCGAGGGCGTCGAGGTGCTGGCCGACCTGCTGCCCGCCCACCTGACCCGCCCCGACGACGCGCCGGCCGTGGCGGAGGCGGTCGCCGTGCTCGGGATGACCGACCCGGCGTCGGTGGCGACGCTGGTGGGCGTGTCCGAACCGCTGGCCGCGGCCGTGCTCGCCGACCTCGGGTGCGCGGTCCTCCCGCGTGCCGCCGATCCCCGTGCCGCCGATCCCCGTGCCGCCGCCGAACCGGCCGGCCTCGACCTCGCCGCGCGGGCCCGCCTGCTGGGCGTCCTGTTCGCCGAGCTCGACCCGGCGGAGGTGGCCGTGCGGCACGCCCGCGCGGCCCGGATGCTCAGCGACGCGGGACGTCCCGCCGCCGAGATCGCGCCCCACCTGCTGGCCCTGCCCGAGCTGCCCCAGCGCTGGATGCGGGTGGTCCTGCGGGACGCCGCCCGCGTCGCGCCCGACCACGACACGACCGTGCGCTACCTCGACCGCGTCCTCACCGACTTCCCGGGGGACGTCCCGGCGCTGGTCGACTACGCGCGCGCCGTCGGCGACCGCGACCCGCACGCCGCGGACCGGCTGCTGCGCTCGGGCCTCGACGCCGCCGGCGACCCGCACGAGCGCGCCACGCTCGCCATCGAACTCGCGCTCCTCGCCCCCGCCGTGCCCAGGGCGGAGCCGGTGCTGCCGCTGCTGGACGACGCGCTGCGCCCGCTCGTCGGCGCCGACCGCGAACTGCTCGTGCGCGGCCGGGCGGCGCGGCTGGCGGCGAGCTGGACGCGCGCCGCGGAGGTCTCGGGGGAGTCGGCGCACCAGGCGCCCGCGGGCGACACCCCGGCCGAGCGGGTGGTGCTGGCGCTGCTCGCGTTCACCGACCTGCTGGGCGCGGCCCCGGCGGCGACCGCCGCGGCCCGCGCCCGGACGGCCCTCGCCGAACCGGGCGACCTGGGGTGGCCGCACGCCGCCGCCGCGTTCGCGCTCGCCGCGGCCGGGGACCCGGGCACGGCGGTCGCCCACCTCGGGCGGGTCCTGGACACCGCCGCCCCGACCGGGTGGACGCGGGCGCTCGCGGCGCTGCTGCGCGCCCTGGTCGTCGTCGACACCGGCGACCCGGCGGACGCGGTCGCCGACGCGTCCGCCGCGATCGACGCGCTGCGCACCGTGGACACCGCCCGGGTCGTCCTGGCCATCGCCCTGCACCGCCGGGGCGACACGCGGGCCGCCCTGGACGCGCTGCCCGGTACCGGCGCCGACGTCCCGGTGCTGGGGCGGCCCCTCGGCCTGCTGCTGCGCGCGGACGCGGCCGAGGTGGCCGGGCGGCCGGACGAGGCGCTGCGCCACCTCGACCGGTGCGCCGTCGAGACGTCCGAACTGGGCGTGGGCAACTCCGTCCTCGCTCCCTGGTGGCTGCCCTCCGCCCGCCTGCACGCCGCCGCGGGTCGTTCCCGTCAGGCCGCCCACGCCGCGGCGGCGGCCTGGGCGGCGGCCGACCGGTGGGACACCCCCGTGTCGCGCGGCCTGGCGTTGCTCACCGCCGGCCACGCCGCCGACCGCTCCGGCGTCGACTTGATCTCCGACGCGGTGGACGTGCTGGCGGGCACCCCGAACACCTGGCACCGCGTGCACGCCGAGGTGGACCTCGCCGAGGCGTTGTTGCGGGGCGGCGACCGGGGCGGCGCGCGCAAGTGGTTCCGCGCCGCGGCGGACCGGGCGGGCCGCACCGGTTACCGGGCCGTGGCCGAGCGGCTGAGGGCCCGCCTGGTCGCCGCGGGCGGGCGCCTGCACCGCGGCGCGGACGAGGGGCTGACCGTCGCCGAGCGCCGGGTCGCCGAACTGGCCGGGGCCGGCGTGACGAACCGGGAGATCGCCGAACGCCTCCGGATCACCCTGCGCACGGTGGAGACCCACCTGACCAACGTCTACCGCAAGCTCGACCTGCCCGGCCGGTCCGCCCTGCGCCCACCGTCCGAACGGGACTGA